From Salipiger profundus, a single genomic window includes:
- a CDS encoding DUF2326 domain-containing protein, protein MIRLNRLYSSPKIFREITFTSGVNLILGEPSENNAKTNGVGKSVAVEFLNFGLLSKFSTSRVRKIPEDVFPDEVEVCVDLTVNSKNLTICRSRGSENAPKIIVDGETHIFNKLEDAIQFLSALAFSNTADEHPSFRSMLGIFIRDERSEFKSIISGFDTRIRAADDYGPHLYLLHIDVGIYKKIKDLLNEIKNLQSKSKEFVKSVELLRNKSIDEARADLNELDAEVSLIREDIEGLENSSTYEALEAEMQSLEDRISEARQKSAVALEKLSRLEPVGIEKVDISVDELAEYYNDLKSGLGDLVSRDFEELLSFKRKIHQFQGDVLRRRRSQIEQQLDATKKELRVLDKEYKRKLRLLDQEGALRVLRQTFATFQDKSDQLSDLRSFISGHDDAVAERRERTLEKDIELQRLQSEIDHAQAVRKSFEMTILEIHNEVMRNRQASFVLETVNKANVVDLVLRIDSDGSHSVEREKTFIYDFSLLTNEYTSQRHFGFLVHDNIFEVDSDTLNRSLNFIANEASKLSGQYILTLNSDRASADAADAMKELSSCVRASFTKDNRFLGRRYQEK, encoded by the coding sequence ATGATTAGACTAAACAGACTATACAGTTCACCGAAAATCTTCCGGGAGATAACGTTCACCTCCGGTGTTAACTTGATATTGGGCGAGCCCAGCGAAAACAACGCGAAGACAAATGGGGTCGGAAAGTCTGTTGCAGTAGAGTTTCTCAATTTTGGGCTGCTCTCTAAATTCTCAACATCTCGAGTTAGAAAAATACCAGAAGATGTTTTCCCAGATGAAGTTGAAGTGTGCGTTGACTTAACTGTCAATTCGAAAAATCTTACGATTTGCAGGAGCCGAGGAAGCGAGAACGCCCCCAAAATAATAGTCGATGGTGAAACACACATCTTCAACAAGCTTGAAGACGCCATTCAGTTCCTGTCTGCGCTCGCATTCTCAAACACCGCCGATGAGCACCCAAGTTTCCGATCAATGCTTGGGATTTTTATCCGAGATGAACGTTCAGAGTTCAAATCAATTATTAGCGGATTTGATACAAGGATTCGCGCCGCAGACGACTATGGCCCACACCTTTACCTACTTCACATCGATGTCGGAATATATAAGAAGATCAAAGATCTTCTAAATGAAATAAAGAATCTACAATCCAAGTCGAAGGAATTCGTCAAGAGCGTAGAGCTACTTAGAAACAAGAGTATCGACGAAGCTCGAGCAGACTTAAATGAGCTTGATGCTGAGGTTTCCCTGATCAGGGAAGATATTGAGGGGCTTGAAAATTCAAGCACCTACGAAGCGTTGGAAGCCGAGATGCAATCGCTCGAGGATAGAATTTCTGAAGCGCGTCAAAAATCAGCTGTTGCTTTGGAAAAGCTATCGCGACTTGAACCGGTTGGGATCGAGAAGGTCGATATCAGTGTTGACGAGTTGGCGGAGTACTATAACGATTTAAAGTCTGGGCTTGGCGACTTAGTATCGAGAGACTTTGAAGAGCTCCTCAGTTTCAAGAGGAAGATTCATCAATTCCAAGGCGATGTTCTCCGCCGACGCCGCTCGCAAATAGAGCAACAACTTGACGCAACGAAGAAAGAGCTCAGAGTCCTCGATAAAGAGTACAAAAGAAAACTCCGACTCCTCGATCAAGAGGGGGCGCTAAGAGTATTGCGGCAGACATTTGCTACGTTTCAAGATAAGTCTGACCAGCTGTCAGATTTGCGAAGCTTTATCAGCGGGCATGATGATGCAGTTGCGGAACGGCGGGAGAGAACGCTGGAAAAGGACATCGAACTTCAACGGCTTCAATCCGAAATTGATCACGCCCAGGCCGTGCGAAAGAGTTTCGAAATGACGATTCTTGAGATCCACAATGAAGTAATGCGCAATCGCCAAGCATCTTTCGTTTTGGAAACTGTTAATAAGGCGAATGTCGTAGATTTGGTATTAAGAATTGACAGCGACGGGAGCCACAGTGTTGAGCGGGAAAAGACATTCATTTACGATTTCAGTCTATTGACGAATGAATACACGTCACAACGGCATTTTGGATTCCTTGTTCATGATAATATTTTTGAGGTTGACTCAGACACTCTCAACAGAAGCTTGAATTTCATTGCGAACGAAGCAAGTAAGCTCAGCGGCCAATACATTCTGACTTTGAACTCTGATCGCGCATCCGCAGACGCTGCGGATGCAATGAAAGAGCTCTCTTCGTGCGTGCGCGCTTCTTTTACAAAAGATAATCGATTTCTTGGGCGCCGATATCAAGAAAAGTAG